A region from the Flavobacterium enshiense genome encodes:
- a CDS encoding DMT family transporter, translating to MLYILLSVCCSISVAILLKTARRFEINIQQSINWNYLAALVLCYLTFSPDVKILKNSVPWKFYFPLSILLPVIFLFLAASVKNIGIVKTEIAQRLSLFIPILASFFIFNENISVFKFIGLAIGFMAIFLTLNRKSESANENNSWIYPLFVLFGFGIIDVLFKQIALYNEIPFTTSLFFIFCGAFCIASLITLYYLIFCKRNLTLQSFLFGIILGIFNFGNILFYLRAHKVLSDNPSTVFAAMNFGVIIIGTLIGVTVFNEKITRINYLGIACAVMAVIIITISQLYAY from the coding sequence ATGTTATACATACTCTTAAGTGTTTGTTGCAGTATTTCGGTTGCTATACTCTTGAAAACAGCGAGGCGTTTCGAAATAAATATTCAACAAAGTATCAATTGGAATTATTTAGCAGCATTAGTGCTTTGCTATCTGACATTTTCTCCAGATGTCAAAATTTTGAAGAATTCAGTACCATGGAAATTTTATTTTCCTTTATCCATATTATTACCGGTAATATTTCTTTTTCTGGCGGCATCTGTCAAAAATATCGGAATTGTAAAAACAGAAATCGCTCAGCGTTTATCCTTATTTATTCCAATATTGGCATCGTTTTTCATTTTTAATGAAAATATCAGCGTATTTAAGTTCATCGGACTTGCCATCGGTTTTATGGCAATATTTTTAACGCTGAACCGGAAATCAGAATCTGCAAACGAAAATAACAGCTGGATTTATCCCTTATTTGTTTTATTCGGATTTGGGATAATTGATGTCCTTTTCAAACAAATTGCACTTTATAATGAAATACCGTTTACCACGTCGTTATTTTTTATCTTTTGCGGAGCATTTTGTATCGCCTCTTTAATCACTCTTTATTATCTGATCTTCTGTAAACGAAATTTAACCTTGCAGAGTTTTTTATTTGGAATAATATTGGGCATCTTTAATTTTGGTAATATCCTTTTTTATTTGAGAGCTCATAAAGTGCTGTCAGACAATCCTTCAACTGTTTTTGCAGCAATGAATTTTGGTGTAATCATTATCGGAACTTTAATTGGTGTCACTGTCTTTAACGAAAAAATTACCAGGATAAATTACTTAGGAATTGCCTGTGCAGTAATGGCTGTTATCATAATAACCATTTCACAATTATATGCTTATTAA
- the acs gene encoding acetate--CoA ligase, whose product MSYYKINNLEQYFKHYNKSIREPRKFWGKIAEENFVWYQAWDKVVDFNMGEADVKWFVNAKVNITKNCIDRHLAKRGEKTAIIFEPNDPNEKALYISYNELYDRVARMANVLREQGIKKGDRVCVYLPMIPELAVAVLACARIGAIHSVIFAGFSASAVTSRINDCECKMVITSDGGFRGNKIVDLKGIIDEALEKCPSVEKVLVVKRTNTTVTMKEGRDQWLQPLLDIAVPNNVAEIMDAEDPLFILYTSGSTGKPKGMLHTTAGYMVQTAYTFKNIFNHEENDIFWCTADIGWITGHSYILYGPLLNGATTVLFEGVPTYPDFGRFWEVIDKHKVTQFYTAPTAIRSLAKESTDWVTKFDLSSLKVIGSVGEPINEEAWHWYNDQVGKKRCPIVDTWWQTETGSIMISPVPFVTPTKPTYATLPLPGIQPVLMDELRNEIEGNQVVGSLCIKFPWPSMARTIWGDHKRYIETYFTAFPGKYFTGDGALRDEVGYYRITGRIDDVVIVSGHNLGTAPIEDAIDEHPAVAESAIVGFPHDIKGNALYGFIILKETGEYRDRDNLTKEINEHISSHIGPIAKLDKIQFVSGLPKTRSGKIMRRILRKIAEGDFSNFGDTSTLLNPEIVDEIKDNKI is encoded by the coding sequence ATGAGCTACTACAAGATAAACAACCTTGAGCAATACTTCAAACATTATAATAAATCCATTCGTGAGCCTCGTAAATTTTGGGGTAAAATAGCAGAAGAAAACTTTGTTTGGTATCAGGCCTGGGACAAAGTGGTGGATTTCAATATGGGGGAAGCCGATGTGAAATGGTTTGTAAATGCGAAAGTAAATATCACTAAAAATTGCATCGACCGACATTTAGCGAAACGTGGAGAAAAAACAGCGATAATTTTTGAACCAAATGATCCTAACGAAAAGGCACTTTATATTTCCTATAACGAATTATATGATCGTGTAGCGAGAATGGCAAATGTTCTTCGTGAGCAGGGTATCAAAAAAGGGGATAGGGTTTGTGTTTATTTACCGATGATACCGGAATTGGCAGTTGCTGTATTGGCATGCGCGCGAATCGGAGCAATCCATTCTGTGATTTTCGCCGGATTTTCTGCTTCTGCGGTTACTTCGAGAATTAATGACTGCGAATGTAAAATGGTAATTACTTCAGATGGTGGTTTCCGTGGAAATAAAATTGTTGATTTAAAAGGAATTATCGATGAAGCACTTGAAAAATGTCCATCCGTGGAAAAAGTGCTCGTAGTCAAAAGAACAAATACAACCGTTACCATGAAAGAGGGAAGAGACCAGTGGTTGCAACCTCTTTTAGATATTGCCGTGCCAAATAATGTTGCAGAGATTATGGATGCAGAAGATCCTTTGTTTATTCTTTATACATCGGGATCAACAGGGAAACCAAAGGGAATGCTACATACCACTGCAGGATACATGGTGCAAACGGCTTATACTTTTAAAAATATATTTAACCACGAGGAAAATGACATTTTCTGGTGTACAGCCGATATCGGATGGATTACCGGACATTCATATATTTTATATGGTCCGTTGCTGAATGGTGCGACCACAGTTCTGTTTGAAGGTGTTCCCACTTATCCTGATTTCGGACGTTTTTGGGAAGTAATTGACAAACACAAAGTTACTCAGTTTTATACTGCACCAACAGCAATTCGTTCTTTGGCAAAAGAAAGTACTGATTGGGTTACAAAATTTGACTTATCCTCATTAAAGGTTATAGGTTCGGTAGGTGAGCCGATCAATGAAGAGGCTTGGCATTGGTATAATGACCAAGTTGGCAAAAAAAGATGTCCGATTGTAGATACTTGGTGGCAAACCGAAACGGGAAGTATTATGATTTCTCCGGTTCCGTTTGTTACGCCGACAAAACCAACTTATGCTACATTGCCGTTACCTGGAATTCAACCAGTTTTAATGGATGAATTGCGCAATGAAATTGAAGGTAATCAGGTAGTGGGAAGTTTATGTATTAAATTCCCTTGGCCGTCAATGGCAAGAACTATTTGGGGTGATCATAAGCGTTATATAGAAACCTATTTTACCGCTTTCCCAGGAAAATACTTTACTGGTGATGGCGCACTTCGTGATGAAGTTGGGTATTACAGGATTACGGGTAGGATAGATGATGTGGTTATTGTTTCAGGACATAATTTAGGGACTGCCCCCATTGAAGATGCGATTGATGAACATCCTGCAGTTGCTGAATCTGCTATCGTTGGTTTTCCTCATGATATTAAAGGTAATGCACTTTACGGATTTATTATTTTGAAAGAAACTGGGGAATACCGTGATCGAGATAATTTAACTAAAGAAATTAACGAACATATTTCAAGTCATATAGGGCCTATTGCGAAATTGGATAAGATTCAGTTTGTAAGTGGTTTGCCAAAAACCCGTTCGGGAAAAATCATGAGACGAATTTTGCGTAAGATTGCCGAAGGTGATTTTAGTAATTTTGGAGATACGTCGACATTACTGAATCCTGAAATTGTGGATGAAATTAAAGATAACAAAATTTAA
- a CDS encoding SRPBCC domain-containing protein has protein sequence MTPEKLEINVAMQIGKPINEVFEAIVNPEKMTNYFISESTGMMEEDKKLIWKFPEFDFECPVRVGKIEKNKYVSYYWESNGAELLVEMTLTEREDNSTLVSISEKSMNNDEAGLQWLSGNSFGWSNFLACLKAYLEYGINLRKGAFDFMKK, from the coding sequence ATGACACCAGAAAAATTAGAAATCAACGTTGCCATGCAAATCGGAAAACCGATTAACGAGGTTTTTGAAGCTATCGTAAATCCGGAAAAAATGACGAATTATTTCATCTCCGAAAGTACCGGAATGATGGAAGAAGACAAAAAACTAATCTGGAAATTTCCCGAGTTTGATTTCGAATGTCCGGTTCGTGTCGGTAAAATAGAAAAAAACAAATACGTTTCGTATTATTGGGAAAGCAACGGAGCTGAATTATTGGTTGAAATGACTTTAACGGAAAGAGAAGACAATTCAACACTTGTTTCTATTTCAGAGAAAAGCATGAACAATGATGAAGCCGGCCTGCAATGGTTATCCGGAAATTCCTTCGGATGGTCTAATTTCCTGGCTTGTTTAAAAGCTTATCTGGAATATGGAATCAATCTGAGAAAAGGAGCATTCGATTTCATGAAAAAATAA
- a CDS encoding DUF6814 family protein, translating to MNLIKRLLGLICILLSVAAAYFCIMNFGLPKFNSGKQDDLVFGIIILFILTPLIVSGLAIFGYFALNGEYDKNKM from the coding sequence ATGAATCTTATAAAACGTTTACTAGGCTTAATCTGCATATTACTATCTGTAGCAGCGGCTTACTTCTGTATAATGAATTTTGGATTGCCTAAATTTAATTCGGGCAAGCAGGATGATTTGGTTTTCGGGATAATTATTTTATTTATATTAACACCATTAATAGTTTCAGGTTTGGCAATTTTCGGTTACTTTGCATTAAACGGTGAATACGACAAAAACAAAATGTAA
- a CDS encoding 3'-5' exonuclease — MLDWLKGKGDPTFWKAYLDNFEKEITNTPTRYVIFDCERTGLDWKKDTILSIGCIGITNDQIEIKDFFEIFIENKNDKRQNEAVEKLFKSHSNEAVSELEAMIQFLGHIKNATLVGHSTNLDIEMINQALKRMNLGKLKNNILDINVMYQRFKNLPEDEHHTLEELCDLFKIRKSHRHTASNDAYITALLFLKLKKKLKMK; from the coding sequence ATGCTGGATTGGTTAAAAGGCAAAGGAGATCCAACATTTTGGAAAGCGTATTTGGATAATTTCGAAAAAGAAATTACCAATACTCCAACGCGTTATGTAATTTTCGATTGTGAACGAACGGGTCTGGACTGGAAAAAGGACACTATTTTATCTATCGGTTGTATCGGAATTACAAATGATCAGATAGAAATCAAGGACTTCTTTGAAATTTTTATCGAAAATAAAAATGATAAACGCCAAAATGAAGCCGTAGAAAAACTCTTTAAGTCGCATTCGAATGAAGCAGTTTCCGAATTAGAAGCGATGATCCAATTTTTAGGTCATATAAAAAACGCAACTCTTGTAGGCCATAGTACCAATTTGGATATTGAGATGATCAATCAGGCTTTAAAACGGATGAATCTCGGAAAATTAAAAAATAACATATTGGATATCAACGTAATGTACCAGCGTTTCAAAAACCTTCCGGAAGATGAGCATCATACATTAGAAGAATTATGTGATTTGTTTAAAATAAGAAAAAGCCACAGACATACTGCTTCAAACGATGCTTACATCACGGCGTTGCTTTTTTTGAAACTGAAAAAGAAACTGAAAATGAAGTAA
- a CDS encoding DUF294 nucleotidyltransferase-like domain-containing protein, translated as MRNPIAERIADFLKHYPPFTSLTYHELVAISEQVKVLYLEKNQILFKIGDLTHDCFYVVASGAIGLSVISDAEETLIDKCDEGDILGLRPFFAKNNYLMTAKSREDSIIYAIPIEVFKPYVTGNSSVLSFLLESFASNTRNPYDKDHRGKLISENVIFNEQTATDIQYFQPIKYTKKPITASPNDIVKHVAQTMASRQIGSVIIQENQMPIGIVTDNDLSSKIATGLFPINVTVDKIMTVPVVTVPEDISIAEAQMMMLKHNVPYLCVTRDGTEKSTISGIISEHHVVAAQANNPGVLLKQIKRAERSKDLKIVRDKLTDLIQNSIDRNIPISHITNVASEITIAITKRAISLAIEKEGTPPPVRFAWFNLGSQGRKEQLLLTDVNNSLIFEDVPADQYDQVKKYFLRLAERVLETFEKIGYEKSEQGLNANNELWCKSLTDWIKQYNTWINTPGEKGIHRSSIFFDYSFIYGDPFLEKALTEDIFAKAANNQLFYAFLATDAIKKPAPLGFFRQFLVEQDEEHKDTFDIKNRAITPLVDAARVLAISKGIKGITNTYQRFKKLADLEPQNADLYLECAEAFHILHWFRTEDGLKTDSNGSYLNIEELTKVDKVKLKNCFQPINDIQDLIKNRFQLTYFT; from the coding sequence ATGAGAAACCCAATTGCAGAACGAATTGCCGACTTTTTAAAACATTATCCGCCGTTTACAAGCCTGACGTATCATGAACTTGTAGCAATTTCCGAACAGGTAAAAGTGCTTTATCTGGAAAAAAATCAGATTTTGTTTAAAATCGGAGATCTCACTCACGACTGCTTTTATGTAGTAGCTTCGGGAGCAATTGGCCTTTCTGTAATTTCTGATGCCGAAGAAACCCTGATTGACAAATGTGATGAAGGTGACATATTGGGGTTGCGTCCCTTTTTTGCTAAGAATAATTACCTGATGACCGCAAAATCAAGGGAAGATTCTATTATTTATGCAATTCCGATTGAAGTTTTCAAACCTTATGTAACCGGAAACAGTAGTGTATTAAGCTTTCTTTTGGAGAGTTTTGCATCCAACACCCGAAATCCGTATGACAAAGATCATAGAGGGAAATTGATTTCTGAAAATGTGATTTTTAATGAACAAACTGCCACAGACATTCAATATTTCCAGCCCATTAAGTATACGAAAAAACCAATCACTGCAAGCCCTAATGATATAGTAAAACATGTCGCCCAAACTATGGCCAGCAGGCAAATCGGGAGCGTAATCATTCAGGAAAACCAAATGCCCATCGGGATTGTAACCGATAATGATTTAAGTTCAAAAATAGCTACAGGTCTTTTTCCTATTAATGTGACCGTGGATAAAATAATGACAGTACCGGTTGTAACTGTTCCTGAAGATATTTCTATCGCCGAAGCACAAATGATGATGCTTAAACATAATGTTCCCTATTTGTGCGTTACCCGCGACGGAACTGAAAAAAGTACAATTTCAGGAATTATTTCAGAACATCATGTTGTAGCTGCTCAGGCAAACAATCCGGGAGTGCTTTTAAAACAGATAAAACGTGCTGAACGATCCAAAGACCTGAAGATTGTACGCGATAAGCTTACCGACCTTATCCAGAATTCTATTGATAGGAACATCCCGATTTCTCATATTACCAATGTGGCATCCGAGATTACCATTGCGATAACCAAAAGAGCCATTAGTCTGGCTATTGAAAAAGAAGGTACTCCTCCTCCTGTTCGTTTTGCATGGTTTAATTTAGGCAGTCAGGGAAGAAAGGAGCAGCTTCTATTAACCGATGTAAATAATTCATTGATTTTTGAAGATGTACCTGCCGATCAATACGACCAGGTAAAAAAATACTTTTTGAGATTAGCAGAACGTGTTTTGGAAACATTCGAAAAAATAGGTTACGAAAAAAGCGAACAAGGTTTGAACGCCAACAATGAATTGTGGTGTAAGTCCTTGACAGACTGGATAAAACAATACAATACTTGGATAAATACTCCAGGTGAAAAAGGAATTCACAGGAGTTCCATTTTCTTTGATTATAGCTTTATATACGGCGATCCGTTTTTAGAAAAAGCATTAACTGAGGATATTTTTGCCAAAGCAGCAAACAATCAATTGTTTTATGCATTTTTAGCTACCGATGCAATCAAAAAGCCTGCTCCGCTTGGATTTTTCCGTCAGTTTTTGGTGGAACAGGACGAAGAACATAAAGATACTTTTGATATTAAGAACAGAGCGATCACTCCTTTAGTAGATGCTGCCCGCGTTCTAGCCATCAGTAAAGGTATTAAAGGAATCACCAATACATATCAACGCTTTAAAAAGTTAGCCGATTTAGAACCTCAAAATGCAGATTTGTATCTTGAATGTGCCGAAGCATTTCACATATTACATTGGTTCAGAACGGAAGACGGACTTAAAACGGATTCCAACGGAAGTTATCTTAACATAGAAGAACTGACCAAAGTTGACAAAGTAAAACTAAAAAACTGTTTTCAGCCTATCAACGATATTCAGGATTTAATTAAAAACCGTTTTCAATTAACTTATTTTACATAA
- a CDS encoding flavin reductase family protein, whose protein sequence is MHFDPEIIDQKATYKLLTGAVIPRPIGWISSISEDGILNLAPFSFFNAVGEDPPHVIFSTVRPNNSNKDTLDNILATKQFVVNMVVEEIVGQMNITSQSVASHVNEFELAGLTPAPSLKVKAPRVKESPINMECELVHHYTLEDNKHGGATIIVGRVVMFHIDESVLLDDFKINMETYKPVARLAGSNYSKLGEIFSIKRT, encoded by the coding sequence ATGCACTTTGACCCTGAAATAATTGACCAGAAGGCCACCTATAAGCTATTGACCGGAGCCGTGATTCCGAGGCCAATCGGCTGGATTTCAAGTATCAGTGAAGACGGTATTTTGAATTTAGCTCCGTTTTCTTTCTTCAACGCTGTGGGTGAAGATCCACCTCACGTAATATTTTCAACGGTCCGTCCAAACAATTCCAACAAAGATACTTTGGATAATATTTTGGCTACAAAACAATTTGTAGTGAATATGGTTGTGGAAGAAATCGTGGGACAGATGAATATTACCTCACAATCGGTAGCTTCGCATGTTAATGAATTCGAACTTGCCGGTCTTACTCCTGCTCCATCATTAAAAGTAAAAGCACCAAGAGTAAAAGAAAGTCCTATAAACATGGAATGTGAATTGGTGCATCATTACACTTTAGAGGATAACAAACATGGAGGAGCCACAATTATTGTCGGACGTGTTGTAATGTTTCACATAGACGAAAGTGTTTTACTTGACGATTTCAAAATCAATATGGAAACATACAAACCTGTCGCACGTTTGGCGGGTTCTAATTATAGTAAATTAGGAGAGATTTTTTCAATCAAAAGAACGTAA
- a CDS encoding MFS transporter encodes MVKTDTKGIWKVISASSMGTLIEWYDFYIFGSLAVVISTKFFPSGNPTAAFLSTLATFAAGFVVRPFGALFFGRLGDLIGRKYTFMATLLLMGGATFLIGCIPSYETIGFVAPLLVLVLRLLQGLALGGEYGGAATYVAEHAPAHQRGYWTSWIQTTATAGLFVSLMVILATRSLLSEEAFDTWGWRVPFWISIIMVYVSYLIRKRMNESPEFEKAKAEGKTSKNPLKESFGHKYNLKFVLLALFGATMGQGVVWYTGQFYAMSFMKTVMNLESSQVDTLLGIALVMGTPFFVFFGWLSDKIGRKSIMITGMLLAVLLYRPLYKTMYETADVSNKTVAKTESSTDLDREKNISTATFHYSFTDGSKATKIISTDLNKMPFAPETKSTIIMVSPNDKWLLVFLVWVQVLFVTMVYGPIAAFLVELFPTRIRYTSMSLPYHVGNGIFGGLLPAISTYLVTNAKENGDPEFYLEGLWYPIIVASLSMVIGIIYLDHKKRN; translated from the coding sequence ATGGTAAAGACAGATACTAAAGGAATTTGGAAGGTTATTTCGGCTTCATCAATGGGCACATTGATTGAATGGTATGATTTCTACATTTTCGGAAGTCTGGCCGTTGTTATCTCAACGAAATTTTTTCCATCAGGTAATCCCACAGCGGCTTTTTTATCGACGTTGGCCACATTTGCTGCAGGTTTTGTGGTCAGGCCATTTGGAGCTTTGTTTTTTGGTCGGTTAGGAGATTTAATCGGCAGAAAATATACTTTCATGGCGACATTGTTGCTTATGGGAGGGGCTACATTTTTAATCGGCTGTATTCCCAGTTATGAAACCATTGGTTTTGTCGCTCCGTTGCTGGTGCTTGTTCTAAGGCTTTTGCAAGGTTTGGCGCTTGGGGGAGAGTATGGCGGGGCTGCTACTTACGTTGCTGAACATGCTCCCGCACATCAAAGAGGATATTGGACTTCATGGATACAAACTACTGCCACCGCCGGTCTTTTTGTTTCGCTGATGGTGATTTTGGCGACACGTTCCTTGCTCTCAGAAGAAGCTTTTGATACATGGGGATGGCGTGTTCCTTTCTGGATTTCTATCATAATGGTTTATGTTTCTTATCTCATCCGAAAGAGAATGAACGAATCGCCTGAATTTGAAAAGGCGAAAGCGGAAGGAAAAACAAGTAAGAACCCCTTAAAAGAAAGTTTCGGACATAAATACAATCTAAAATTTGTGCTTTTGGCACTTTTTGGTGCAACAATGGGACAAGGGGTTGTTTGGTATACCGGTCAATTTTATGCCATGAGTTTTATGAAAACCGTGATGAATTTGGAGAGTTCTCAAGTTGACACATTATTGGGTATTGCTTTAGTTATGGGAACGCCTTTTTTTGTGTTCTTCGGCTGGCTTAGTGATAAAATAGGGAGAAAAAGTATCATGATTACCGGAATGTTACTGGCAGTTTTGTTATATCGCCCATTATACAAAACAATGTATGAAACTGCTGATGTAAGTAATAAAACTGTCGCAAAAACTGAAAGTTCCACCGATTTAGACAGAGAAAAGAATATTTCAACTGCTACTTTTCATTACAGTTTCACCGACGGTTCAAAAGCGACAAAAATCATTTCAACAGATTTAAATAAAATGCCCTTTGCCCCCGAAACTAAATCAACCATAATTATGGTTTCTCCAAATGATAAATGGCTTTTGGTTTTTCTGGTGTGGGTACAGGTTCTTTTTGTAACCATGGTTTATGGTCCGATTGCAGCTTTCTTAGTGGAATTGTTCCCTACGAGAATCCGTTATACTTCCATGTCATTGCCTTACCACGTGGGAAACGGAATTTTTGGCGGACTACTGCCGGCTATTTCGACTTATCTGGTAACCAATGCGAAAGAAAACGGAGATCCCGAATTTTATCTGGAAGGATTGTGGTATCCAATAATAGTGGCTTCTTTAAGTATGGTAATCGGAATAATTTACTTGGATCACAAAAAAAGGAATTAA
- a CDS encoding bifunctional salicylyl-CoA 5-hydroxylase/oxidoreductase (catalyzes the conversion of salicylyl-CoA to gentisyl-CoA) yields the protein MKITVIGGGPGGLYFSILTKKAMPHCQIDVYERNKADDSFGFGVVFSDETLGEFLTRDTKSYELIRSKFAYWDDIIVARNGETVNASGNGFCGCSRKTLLQLLQQRCREEGVNLHFEQNVDDLSQFKDSDIILAADGIGSAIRTQYAEEFGTKVELQKNRFVWLGSTKPLDAFTYFFRTTPYGTIAAHTYQYEAGMSTWIFECSDETWKKAGFEVENEADTVAKLTELFKEELDGHPLITNKSHWRQFPHVTNEKWYHNNIVLLGDSKATAHYSIGSGTKLAMECAIALSDAVVANPNDIQTAFFHYEKARRNRVEMIQYAAKVSLDWFEHMDRHMQHPFYQFAFGVMTRAKKVTYENLQLRDVSFTEKVLTEFNTINNSENKNTPAAFTPFTLRKMMLQNRIVMSPMGQYSAENGLVNDWHFSHYTTRALGGLGLILAEMTAVSETGRITLGCAGLYSKEQVVSWKRITDFIHKNTLTKIGVQLGHSGRKGGMTKPWEGGKPLDQQWELLSASAIPFKEGLATPREMTLADMDTIVSDFVQATKNADEAGFDIIELQAHHGFLLASFLSPLTNLRADEFGGSIENRLKFPIRVFTEMRNVFSQEKPISVRISATDWAENGISEEDVIFIAEAFKKAGADIISVSTGNTVAEQKPQTGRMWQTPFSDMVRNSAHVPTMTAGYIQDIDQINTIILNGRADLVSLGRPLLLDPNFVRNVQAYEGFQPTDIPKQYMAGTSHLYPLRASERKTTEGMKKALKPESHKIIKN from the coding sequence ATGAAAATAACAGTTATTGGTGGTGGTCCGGGCGGACTTTACTTTTCTATCCTTACAAAAAAAGCAATGCCTCATTGCCAAATTGATGTATACGAACGTAATAAAGCAGATGACAGTTTTGGTTTCGGAGTTGTTTTTTCCGATGAAACTTTGGGCGAATTTTTAACCCGCGATACAAAATCCTACGAATTAATCCGAAGCAAATTTGCCTATTGGGATGACATTATCGTGGCAAGAAACGGAGAAACCGTTAACGCTTCAGGAAACGGTTTTTGTGGTTGTTCCCGCAAGACATTACTTCAATTATTACAGCAACGCTGCCGTGAAGAAGGAGTAAATCTTCATTTTGAACAAAACGTGGATGATCTTTCCCAATTTAAGGACAGCGACATAATTTTGGCAGCCGACGGAATCGGTAGTGCTATCCGTACTCAGTATGCAGAAGAATTCGGAACCAAAGTAGAATTACAGAAAAACCGTTTCGTTTGGCTGGGTTCTACAAAACCGTTAGATGCATTTACCTATTTCTTCAGAACAACTCCTTACGGAACCATCGCGGCACACACCTACCAATATGAGGCAGGTATGAGTACGTGGATCTTTGAATGTTCTGATGAAACCTGGAAAAAAGCCGGATTTGAAGTGGAAAATGAAGCCGATACGGTTGCAAAATTGACTGAACTTTTCAAAGAAGAACTTGACGGACACCCGTTAATTACAAATAAATCACACTGGCGTCAATTTCCACATGTAACGAATGAAAAATGGTACCATAATAATATCGTTTTATTAGGAGATTCCAAAGCTACTGCCCACTACTCTATCGGTTCGGGAACGAAATTAGCTATGGAATGTGCCATCGCTCTTTCCGATGCGGTTGTTGCAAATCCAAATGATATTCAAACAGCCTTTTTCCATTACGAAAAAGCAAGAAGAAACCGAGTTGAAATGATTCAATATGCTGCAAAAGTTTCTTTGGATTGGTTTGAGCATATGGACAGACACATGCAACATCCTTTTTATCAGTTTGCTTTCGGTGTGATGACCCGCGCTAAAAAGGTTACTTATGAAAACCTGCAATTAAGAGATGTTTCTTTTACTGAGAAGGTTTTGACCGAATTTAATACGATCAACAACTCTGAAAATAAAAATACTCCGGCAGCCTTTACTCCTTTTACATTGCGTAAAATGATGTTGCAAAACAGAATCGTAATGTCGCCAATGGGACAATATTCTGCCGAAAACGGCTTGGTTAATGACTGGCATTTTTCGCACTACACCACGCGTGCGTTGGGTGGACTCGGATTAATTCTTGCTGAAATGACAGCAGTTTCAGAAACCGGAAGAATTACTTTAGGATGTGCTGGTCTTTACTCTAAAGAACAAGTAGTTAGCTGGAAAAGAATTACCGATTTCATTCATAAAAACACATTAACAAAAATTGGTGTTCAATTAGGACATTCCGGAAGAAAGGGCGGAATGACAAAACCTTGGGAAGGTGGAAAACCTTTAGACCAACAATGGGAATTACTTTCGGCATCAGCGATTCCGTTTAAAGAAGGATTGGCTACTCCGAGAGAAATGACTTTAGCAGATATGGACACTATTGTTTCTGATTTTGTTCAGGCAACTAAAAATGCCGACGAAGCCGGATTTGATATAATTGAGTTACAGGCACATCACGGATTCTTACTAGCTTCGTTCCTTTCTCCGTTGACTAACCTTCGAGCCGATGAGTTTGGTGGTTCGATCGAAAACAGACTAAAGTTCCCGATTCGCGTTTTTACCGAAATGAGAAACGTATTTTCACAGGAAAAACCGATATCGGTGAGAATCTCCGCTACGGATTGGGCAGAAAACGGAATTTCAGAAGAAGACGTAATCTTTATAGCCGAAGCGTTTAAAAAAGCCGGAGCAGATATCATAAGTGTTTCAACAGGGAATACAGTAGCCGAACAAAAGCCGCAAACAGGCAGAATGTGGCAGACACCTTTCTCTGATATGGTGAGAAACAGCGCTCACGTTCCAACGATGACAGCAGGTTACATTCAGGATATCGATCAAATCAATACGATTATATTAAATGGCAGAGCCGATTTGGTTTCTTTGGGACGACCTTTATTATTGGATCCGAATTTCGTCAGAAATGTTCAGGCTTATGAAGGTTTCCAGCCGACCGATATTCCGAAACAATACATGGCCGGAACTTCACATTTGTATCCATTAAGGGCTTCGGAACGAAAAACAACCGAAGGCATGAAAAAAGCTTTGAAGCCAGAAAGCCATAAAATAATTAAGAATTAG